In Nostoc sp. UHCC 0926, a single genomic region encodes these proteins:
- a CDS encoding high light inducible protein yields the protein MSGLKNPAPIVSEDPNAVRFGFTPQSENWNGRLAMIGFLSAILIEAFCGQGLLHFWGIL from the coding sequence ATGTCAGGTTTAAAGAATCCTGCACCTATTGTTTCAGAAGATCCTAATGCTGTGCGTTTTGGCTTCACTCCTCAGAGTGAAAATTGGAACGGTCGTCTTGCAATGATTGGTTTTCTATCTGCGATTTTGATTGAAGCTTTTTGTGGTCAAGGCTTACTCCATTTCTGGGGCATCCTCTAA